A genomic segment from Pseudoduganella chitinolytica encodes:
- a CDS encoding ATP-binding cassette domain-containing protein, with the protein MALTGTSGCGKTTFLKLLCGMLEPTEGTILIFGKPISIDEKNQAIGHIATVLQEDTLFAGTLEQNISFFDKKDESDRVVDCAKMASIHEDIVAMPMGYQTLVGDIGTSLSGGQKQRLMLARAFYKRSEILVLDEATSHLDLHNESRVNFSIEQANVTRIIAAHRKETIDTARRVLKFENGTIVADFHNDHSGMMLR; encoded by the coding sequence GTGGCGCTGACAGGCACCTCAGGATGCGGAAAAACCACTTTTCTGAAGCTATTATGCGGTATGCTTGAACCAACGGAAGGCACCATTCTAATATTCGGCAAGCCGATTTCCATCGATGAGAAAAACCAGGCAATCGGACATATTGCTACCGTTTTGCAGGAGGATACGCTATTTGCAGGCACCTTGGAGCAAAACATATCGTTTTTTGACAAGAAGGACGAGTCAGATCGGGTTGTGGACTGCGCCAAAATGGCCTCCATTCATGAGGATATTGTGGCCATGCCGATGGGCTATCAAACATTGGTTGGTGATATTGGTACCTCATTGTCTGGTGGTCAAAAGCAGCGCCTCATGCTTGCGAGAGCGTTTTACAAGAGGTCGGAAATATTGGTCTTGGACGAAGCGACGAGTCATCTGGATTTGCATAACGAGTCACGCGTCAATTTTTCAATCGAGCAGGCAAACGTTACGCGCATCATTGCAGCGCATAGGAAAGAGACCATCGATACGGCACGTCGAGTCCTAAAGTTTGAAAATGGTACTATCGTTGCGGATTTCCATAACGATCATTCCGGTATGATGCTAAGGTGA
- a CDS encoding MauE/DoxX family redox-associated membrane protein: MNSLSYLSGIANGMLALVFCLSAVGRWPARKTVEYRAYVRPGVEFVFGYLLIFGVNLWLSKFIALYSLIISVAGLIYGIFYAKKKPCKCFGGLSNHVEGYIVPLRCVMVVSAVAVLVHGESANDDLRVIGELYAAFFGNCIILFGLKHVNSPKSLQGASTRRYPEIGDLVFRPGLARKKLSVADLVKSDGELLILVVSKGCEPCNAMKREALALRGAGLLPMPIWFLPDGAGDGCDPENTLIDEECSLSNVLGIRVFPSLLHVGEKAELSSPIAAGIDAGRQLLYELILKQSAPRPPVAVHPNGSDVSPCRAASV; this comes from the coding sequence ATGAACTCACTATCCTATCTTTCAGGTATTGCCAACGGTATGTTAGCACTCGTTTTCTGCCTTTCCGCTGTTGGACGATGGCCGGCGCGAAAAACTGTAGAATATCGTGCATATGTGCGTCCTGGCGTGGAATTTGTATTCGGCTACCTGCTTATTTTTGGCGTGAATTTGTGGTTAAGCAAGTTTATAGCGTTGTACTCGCTCATCATATCTGTCGCTGGCCTGATTTACGGCATTTTCTACGCCAAAAAGAAGCCGTGCAAATGCTTTGGTGGCCTATCCAATCATGTAGAGGGCTATATCGTACCGCTGCGCTGCGTGATGGTGGTATCTGCGGTCGCCGTTCTTGTACATGGTGAATCCGCGAATGATGACCTCAGAGTGATTGGGGAGCTCTACGCGGCATTTTTCGGGAACTGCATTATTCTGTTCGGTTTAAAGCATGTTAATAGTCCAAAGTCATTGCAGGGCGCGTCTACGAGACGGTATCCTGAGATCGGGGACCTGGTTTTTCGCCCGGGATTGGCAAGGAAGAAGTTGTCAGTCGCAGATCTTGTCAAGAGTGACGGTGAATTACTCATTCTGGTCGTTTCCAAAGGCTGTGAACCTTGCAATGCAATGAAACGCGAGGCGCTGGCGCTTCGAGGGGCCGGTCTGTTACCGATGCCGATATGGTTTCTTCCAGATGGCGCGGGTGATGGCTGTGATCCTGAGAATACGCTGATAGATGAAGAGTGCAGTCTCTCGAATGTGCTGGGAATCCGCGTGTTTCCGTCGTTGCTGCATGTCGGAGAAAAAGCTGAGCTGAGTTCGCCTATTGCCGCCGGTATAGATGCTGGTCGACAGCTGTTGTATGAATTAATATTAAAACAGTCCGCGCCGCGACCCCCAGTTGCAGTACACCCGAACGGCAGCGACGTAAGTCCCTGCCGCGCCGCATCGGTCTAA